A DNA window from Christiangramia salexigens contains the following coding sequences:
- a CDS encoding HIT family protein produces MSTLFTKIVRGEVPAYKVAENSQFLAFLDINPNAKGHVLCIPKKEVDKLWDLEEDVYQELMRFVRAVSTALEKTVPCKRVGMAVVGLEVPHAHVHLIPLNNMKEMDFSNSVDMSKEEFEELAAAINANVEL; encoded by the coding sequence ATGTCAACATTATTCACAAAGATCGTAAGAGGAGAAGTGCCAGCATATAAAGTGGCAGAAAACAGTCAGTTTTTGGCTTTTCTGGATATTAATCCTAATGCTAAAGGCCATGTGCTTTGTATTCCTAAGAAAGAAGTGGATAAGTTATGGGATCTTGAAGAAGATGTTTATCAGGAATTAATGCGTTTTGTAAGAGCGGTATCTACAGCCTTAGAGAAAACGGTTCCTTGTAAACGTGTTGGAATGGCGGTAGTTGGCCTGGAGGTGCCTCATGCTCATGTTCACCTTATCCCTCTTAATAATATGAAGGAGATGGATTTTTCCAATAGTGTGGATATGAGTAAGGAAGAATTTGAGGAGCTGGCCGCTGCGATAAATGCAAATGTTGAGCTGTGA